One Elephas maximus indicus isolate mEleMax1 chromosome 16, mEleMax1 primary haplotype, whole genome shotgun sequence DNA window includes the following coding sequences:
- the ZDHHC6 gene encoding palmitoyltransferase ZDHHC6 isoform X4, with translation MGTFCSVIKFENLQELKRLCHWGPIIALGVIAICSTMAMIDSVLWYWPLHTTGGSVNFIMLINWTIMILYNYFNAMFVGPGFVPLGWKPENSQDSMYLQYCKVCQAYKAPRSHHCRKCNRCVMKMDHHCPWINNCCGYQNHASFTLFLLLAPLGCIHAAFIFIMTMYTQLYNRMKIVLRNKTSIESWIEEKAKDRIQYYQLDEVFVFPYDLGSRWKNFKQVFTWSGVPEGDGLEWPIREGCHQYTLTIEQLKQKADKRVRSVRYKVIEDYSGACCPLNKGIKTFFTSPCTEEPRIRLQKGEFILATRGLRYWLYGDKLLDDSFIEGVSRMRGWFPRNCVEKCPCDAETNQAPEGEKKNR, from the exons ATGGGTACATTCTGCTCGGTTATCAAGTTTGAAAATCTCCAAGAATTAAAGAGATTGTGTCACTGGGGTCCCATCATTGCCCTCGGTGTTATAGCAATATGTTCTACAATGGCCATGATTGACTCTGTACTGTGGTATTGGCCCTTACATACAACTGGAGGAAGTGTGAATTTCATAATGTTgataaattggacaatcatgatTCTGTATAATTACTTCAATGCCATGTTTGTGGGGCCTGGTTTTGTCCCTCTGGGGTGGAAACCG GAAAACTCCCAGGATAGTATGTATCTCCAGTATTGCAAAGTCTGCCAGGCGTACAAGGCACCCCGTTCACATCACTGCAGAAAGTGCAACAG ATGTGTGATGAAGATGGACCATCACTGTCCTTGGATCAACAACTGTTGTGGCTACCAAAATCATGCTTCATTCACACTGTTTCTCCTTTTAGCACCACTGGGTTGTATTCATGctgcttttattttcattatgacTATGTATACACAGCTTTATAATCGG ATGAAAATAGTTCTCAGAAACAAAACTTCTATTGAGTCATGGATTGAAGAGAAG GCTAAAGATCGAATTCAATATTATCAACTAGATGAagtctttgtttttccttatgATTTGGGAAGTAGGTGGAAGAACTTTAAACAAGTATTTACGTGGTCAGGGGTTCCTGAAGGAGATGGACTGGAGTGGCCCATAAGAGAAGGCTGTCACCAGTACACCTTAACA ATAGAACAGTTGAAACAAAAAGCAGATAAGAGGGTCAGAAGT GTTCGCTATAAAGTAATAGAAGATTATAGTGGAGCCTGCTGTCCTTTGAATAAAGGAATCAAGACCTTCTTTACAAGCCCCTGCACTGAAGAGCCTCGAATAAGGCTACAGAAAGGGGAGTTCATTCTAGCCACAAGAGGCTTACG aTACTGGTTGTACGGAGACAAACTTCTTGACGATTCCTTTATAGAAG
- the ZDHHC6 gene encoding palmitoyltransferase ZDHHC6 isoform X1: MGTFCSVIKFENLQELKRLCHWGPIIALGVIAICSTMAMIDSVLWYWPLHTTGGSVNFIMLINWTIMILYNYFNAMFVGPGFVPLGWKPENSQDSMYLQYCKVCQAYKAPRSHHCRKCNRCVMKMDHHCPWINNCCGYQNHASFTLFLLLAPLGCIHAAFIFIMTMYTQLYNRLSFGWNTVRIDMSAARRDPLPLVPFGLAAFAATLFALGLAIGTTIAVGMLFFIQKQTLTGPAPSSELLLCLSPLLQPLCPLHLIEGLPLFLLTLYFTKHDVLLQGPFPPGNMSKMKIVLRNKTSIESWIEEKAKDRIQYYQLDEVFVFPYDLGSRWKNFKQVFTWSGVPEGDGLEWPIREGCHQYTLTIEQLKQKADKRVRSVRYKVIEDYSGACCPLNKGIKTFFTSPCTEEPRIRLQKGEFILATRGLRYWLYGDKLLDDSFIEGVSRMRGWFPRNCVEKCPCDAETNQAPEGEKKNR; this comes from the exons ATGGGTACATTCTGCTCGGTTATCAAGTTTGAAAATCTCCAAGAATTAAAGAGATTGTGTCACTGGGGTCCCATCATTGCCCTCGGTGTTATAGCAATATGTTCTACAATGGCCATGATTGACTCTGTACTGTGGTATTGGCCCTTACATACAACTGGAGGAAGTGTGAATTTCATAATGTTgataaattggacaatcatgatTCTGTATAATTACTTCAATGCCATGTTTGTGGGGCCTGGTTTTGTCCCTCTGGGGTGGAAACCG GAAAACTCCCAGGATAGTATGTATCTCCAGTATTGCAAAGTCTGCCAGGCGTACAAGGCACCCCGTTCACATCACTGCAGAAAGTGCAACAG ATGTGTGATGAAGATGGACCATCACTGTCCTTGGATCAACAACTGTTGTGGCTACCAAAATCATGCTTCATTCACACTGTTTCTCCTTTTAGCACCACTGGGTTGTATTCATGctgcttttattttcattatgacTATGTATACACAGCTTTATAATCGG CTCTCCTTCGGGTGGAACACGGTGAGGATTGACATGAGTGCAGCCCGGAGGGATCCGCTTCCGCTTGTTCCCTTTGGATTAGCTGCATTTGCTGCCACCTTGTTTGCCTTAGGGTTAGCTATAGGAACAACTATAGCTGTCGGGATGCTGTTTTTTATCCAG aagcaaacactgaccgggcctgcaccatcctcagaattgttactatgtttgagcccattgttgcagccgctgtgtccactccatctcattgagggtcttcctctttttttgctcaccctctactttaccaagcacgatgtccttctccagggaccattccctcctggtaacatgtccaaa ATGAAAATAGTTCTCAGAAACAAAACTTCTATTGAGTCATGGATTGAAGAGAAG GCTAAAGATCGAATTCAATATTATCAACTAGATGAagtctttgtttttccttatgATTTGGGAAGTAGGTGGAAGAACTTTAAACAAGTATTTACGTGGTCAGGGGTTCCTGAAGGAGATGGACTGGAGTGGCCCATAAGAGAAGGCTGTCACCAGTACACCTTAACA ATAGAACAGTTGAAACAAAAAGCAGATAAGAGGGTCAGAAGT GTTCGCTATAAAGTAATAGAAGATTATAGTGGAGCCTGCTGTCCTTTGAATAAAGGAATCAAGACCTTCTTTACAAGCCCCTGCACTGAAGAGCCTCGAATAAGGCTACAGAAAGGGGAGTTCATTCTAGCCACAAGAGGCTTACG aTACTGGTTGTACGGAGACAAACTTCTTGACGATTCCTTTATAGAAG
- the ZDHHC6 gene encoding palmitoyltransferase ZDHHC6 isoform X3 yields MGTFCSVIKFENLQELKRLCHWGPIIALGVIAICSTMAMIDSVLWYWPLHTTGGSVNFIMLINWTIMILYNYFNAMFVGPGFVPLGWKPENSQDSMYLQYCKVCQAYKAPRSHHCRKCNRCVMKMDHHCPWINNCCGYQNHASFTLFLLLAPLGCIHAAFIFIMTMYTQLYNRLSFGWNTVRIDMSAARRDPLPLVPFGLAAFAATLFALGLAIGTTIAVGMLFFIQMKIVLRNKTSIESWIEEKAKDRIQYYQLDEVFVFPYDLGSRWKNFKQVFTWSGVPEGDGLEWPIREGCHQYTLTIEQLKQKADKRVRSVRYKVIEDYSGACCPLNKGIKTFFTSPCTEEPRIRLQKGEFILATRGLRYWLYGDKLLDDSFIEGVSRMRGWFPRNCVEKCPCDAETNQAPEGEKKNR; encoded by the exons ATGGGTACATTCTGCTCGGTTATCAAGTTTGAAAATCTCCAAGAATTAAAGAGATTGTGTCACTGGGGTCCCATCATTGCCCTCGGTGTTATAGCAATATGTTCTACAATGGCCATGATTGACTCTGTACTGTGGTATTGGCCCTTACATACAACTGGAGGAAGTGTGAATTTCATAATGTTgataaattggacaatcatgatTCTGTATAATTACTTCAATGCCATGTTTGTGGGGCCTGGTTTTGTCCCTCTGGGGTGGAAACCG GAAAACTCCCAGGATAGTATGTATCTCCAGTATTGCAAAGTCTGCCAGGCGTACAAGGCACCCCGTTCACATCACTGCAGAAAGTGCAACAG ATGTGTGATGAAGATGGACCATCACTGTCCTTGGATCAACAACTGTTGTGGCTACCAAAATCATGCTTCATTCACACTGTTTCTCCTTTTAGCACCACTGGGTTGTATTCATGctgcttttattttcattatgacTATGTATACACAGCTTTATAATCGG CTCTCCTTCGGGTGGAACACGGTGAGGATTGACATGAGTGCAGCCCGGAGGGATCCGCTTCCGCTTGTTCCCTTTGGATTAGCTGCATTTGCTGCCACCTTGTTTGCCTTAGGGTTAGCTATAGGAACAACTATAGCTGTCGGGATGCTGTTTTTTATCCAG ATGAAAATAGTTCTCAGAAACAAAACTTCTATTGAGTCATGGATTGAAGAGAAG GCTAAAGATCGAATTCAATATTATCAACTAGATGAagtctttgtttttccttatgATTTGGGAAGTAGGTGGAAGAACTTTAAACAAGTATTTACGTGGTCAGGGGTTCCTGAAGGAGATGGACTGGAGTGGCCCATAAGAGAAGGCTGTCACCAGTACACCTTAACA ATAGAACAGTTGAAACAAAAAGCAGATAAGAGGGTCAGAAGT GTTCGCTATAAAGTAATAGAAGATTATAGTGGAGCCTGCTGTCCTTTGAATAAAGGAATCAAGACCTTCTTTACAAGCCCCTGCACTGAAGAGCCTCGAATAAGGCTACAGAAAGGGGAGTTCATTCTAGCCACAAGAGGCTTACG aTACTGGTTGTACGGAGACAAACTTCTTGACGATTCCTTTATAGAAG
- the ZDHHC6 gene encoding palmitoyltransferase ZDHHC6 isoform X2, with product MGTFCSVIKFENLQELKRLCHWGPIIALGVIAICSTMAMIDSVLWYWPLHTTGGSVNFIMLINWTIMILYNYFNAMFVGPGFVPLGWKPENSQDSMYLQYCKVCQAYKAPRSHHCRKCNRCVMKMDHHCPWINNCCGYQNHASFTLFLLLAPLGCIHAAFIFIMTMYTQLYNRLSFGWNTVRIDMSAARRDPLPLVPFGLAAFAATLFALGLAIGTTIAVGMLFFIQGFEDCISSWSGLPHLSPAEQLMKIVLRNKTSIESWIEEKAKDRIQYYQLDEVFVFPYDLGSRWKNFKQVFTWSGVPEGDGLEWPIREGCHQYTLTIEQLKQKADKRVRSVRYKVIEDYSGACCPLNKGIKTFFTSPCTEEPRIRLQKGEFILATRGLRYWLYGDKLLDDSFIEGVSRMRGWFPRNCVEKCPCDAETNQAPEGEKKNR from the exons ATGGGTACATTCTGCTCGGTTATCAAGTTTGAAAATCTCCAAGAATTAAAGAGATTGTGTCACTGGGGTCCCATCATTGCCCTCGGTGTTATAGCAATATGTTCTACAATGGCCATGATTGACTCTGTACTGTGGTATTGGCCCTTACATACAACTGGAGGAAGTGTGAATTTCATAATGTTgataaattggacaatcatgatTCTGTATAATTACTTCAATGCCATGTTTGTGGGGCCTGGTTTTGTCCCTCTGGGGTGGAAACCG GAAAACTCCCAGGATAGTATGTATCTCCAGTATTGCAAAGTCTGCCAGGCGTACAAGGCACCCCGTTCACATCACTGCAGAAAGTGCAACAG ATGTGTGATGAAGATGGACCATCACTGTCCTTGGATCAACAACTGTTGTGGCTACCAAAATCATGCTTCATTCACACTGTTTCTCCTTTTAGCACCACTGGGTTGTATTCATGctgcttttattttcattatgacTATGTATACACAGCTTTATAATCGG CTCTCCTTCGGGTGGAACACGGTGAGGATTGACATGAGTGCAGCCCGGAGGGATCCGCTTCCGCTTGTTCCCTTTGGATTAGCTGCATTTGCTGCCACCTTGTTTGCCTTAGGGTTAGCTATAGGAACAACTATAGCTGTCGGGATGCTGTTTTTTATCCAG ggtttcgaagactGTATATCTTCATGGAGCGGACTGCCACACctgtctcctgctgagcagctg ATGAAAATAGTTCTCAGAAACAAAACTTCTATTGAGTCATGGATTGAAGAGAAG GCTAAAGATCGAATTCAATATTATCAACTAGATGAagtctttgtttttccttatgATTTGGGAAGTAGGTGGAAGAACTTTAAACAAGTATTTACGTGGTCAGGGGTTCCTGAAGGAGATGGACTGGAGTGGCCCATAAGAGAAGGCTGTCACCAGTACACCTTAACA ATAGAACAGTTGAAACAAAAAGCAGATAAGAGGGTCAGAAGT GTTCGCTATAAAGTAATAGAAGATTATAGTGGAGCCTGCTGTCCTTTGAATAAAGGAATCAAGACCTTCTTTACAAGCCCCTGCACTGAAGAGCCTCGAATAAGGCTACAGAAAGGGGAGTTCATTCTAGCCACAAGAGGCTTACG aTACTGGTTGTACGGAGACAAACTTCTTGACGATTCCTTTATAGAAG